A section of the Rhodobacteraceae bacterium M382 genome encodes:
- a CDS encoding ATP-binding cassette domain-containing protein has protein sequence MAGISLTFGGDPVFDNLDLVVQPGDRVALVGRNGSGKSTLMKVMAGLVEPDRGDIVVPPGKSVGYMEQDPGMKGFATLGDYAASGLEPGELYKVERAGEGLKFDPARPIETASGGERRRAALAKLMAEAPDLMLLDEPTNHLDIEAIGWLEAELKATRAAYVLISHDRAFLRELTRATLWIDRGMVRRQEKGFDAFEAWRDKVWDDEDMARHKLNRLIKSESRWAVEGISARRKRNMGRVRALHELKDQRAGQIKRQGTADMAFDGAPKSGRQVVEAVDLSKSFDGKPIVRNFSLKVQRGDRIAFVGPNGVGKTTVLKMLLGLEQPDDGQIRMGTNLELAMFDQTRDQLDPDMSLWDNLTSDPGMRVSGKADQVMVRGEPRHVVGYLKDFLFDERQARAPVRSLSGGEKARLLLARLMARQSNLLVLDEPTNDLDVETLDLLQEILDDYDGTVLLVSHDRDFLDRIATTTIAMEGNGQAVAYAGGWSDYQAQRAPEQTKVQAKPKVDKPKTKPEPKAKSGLSFTEKHRLEALPGEIERLEQEIAKLEQLMADPELFSRDPVKFQKASEALVERQNKLSEAEEEWLKLEEKSEAG, from the coding sequence ATGGCCGGAATTTCACTGACCTTTGGTGGTGATCCGGTGTTTGATAATCTTGATCTGGTGGTCCAGCCAGGCGACCGTGTCGCCCTGGTCGGCCGGAATGGGTCGGGCAAATCCACCCTGATGAAAGTCATGGCAGGATTGGTGGAGCCAGATCGCGGCGACATTGTTGTCCCGCCGGGCAAAAGCGTCGGTTACATGGAGCAGGACCCCGGAATGAAAGGGTTTGCCACGTTGGGTGACTATGCCGCCAGCGGATTGGAGCCCGGTGAATTGTACAAGGTGGAGCGGGCTGGAGAAGGGTTGAAGTTCGACCCGGCGCGTCCGATTGAAACGGCTTCGGGTGGGGAACGACGTCGCGCAGCATTGGCCAAATTGATGGCCGAAGCCCCGGATCTGATGTTGTTGGACGAACCGACCAACCACCTGGACATCGAAGCGATCGGCTGGCTCGAAGCCGAACTGAAGGCCACGCGCGCCGCCTATGTGCTGATTTCTCATGACCGCGCATTTTTGCGTGAATTGACCCGTGCAACCCTTTGGATTGACAGGGGAATGGTTCGGCGGCAGGAAAAGGGTTTTGATGCTTTCGAAGCCTGGCGTGACAAGGTCTGGGATGATGAGGACATGGCGCGTCACAAGTTGAACCGGCTGATCAAATCCGAAAGCCGCTGGGCCGTCGAAGGTATCAGCGCCCGGCGCAAGCGCAATATGGGCCGGGTGCGCGCCCTGCATGAGCTCAAGGACCAGCGCGCCGGTCAGATCAAACGTCAGGGCACTGCCGATATGGCGTTTGACGGGGCACCAAAATCAGGGCGCCAAGTGGTCGAGGCTGTTGACCTGTCCAAATCCTTCGATGGAAAACCTATTGTGCGCAACTTTTCGCTCAAGGTGCAGCGTGGCGACCGGATTGCTTTTGTCGGACCCAACGGGGTGGGCAAAACGACGGTGCTGAAGATGTTGTTGGGGTTGGAACAACCGGATGACGGACAGATCCGGATGGGCACCAATCTGGAACTTGCCATGTTTGATCAGACCCGTGACCAGCTGGATCCGGACATGAGCCTGTGGGACAATCTGACCAGCGACCCCGGCATGCGGGTTTCCGGCAAGGCGGATCAAGTGATGGTACGCGGTGAGCCGCGCCATGTGGTCGGGTATCTCAAGGATTTTCTGTTTGACGAACGCCAGGCGCGTGCACCGGTACGGTCGCTGTCGGGGGGCGAAAAGGCGCGGCTGTTGTTGGCGCGATTGATGGCACGACAAAGCAATCTTCTGGTATTGGACGAACCGACAAACGATCTGGACGTGGAAACGTTGGATCTGTTGCAGGAAATTCTGGACGACTATGATGGGACCGTTCTGTTGGTCAGCCACGACCGGGATTTTCTGGACCGGATCGCGACAACGACGATTGCCATGGAAGGCAACGGGCAGGCCGTGGCCTATGCTGGTGGCTGGAGCGACTATCAGGCCCAACGTGCGCCCGAACAGACCAAGGTCCAGGCCAAGCCCAAGGTAGACAAACCCAAAACCAAGCCGGAGCCCAAGGCCAAGTCGGGCCTGTCCTTTACCGAAAAGCATCGGCTGGAGGCTTTGCCGGGCGAAATTGAACGGTTGGAGCAGGAAATCGCCAAATTGGAACAGTTGATGGCGGACCCTGAATTGTTTTCACGCGACCCGGTCAAATTCCAGAAGGCCAGCGAAGCCCTGGTGGAACGGCAGAACAAGCTGTCAGAAGCCGAAGAAGAATGGCTGAAACTGGAAGAAAAGTCCGAAGCAGGATGA
- a CDS encoding 3-hydroxyacyl-CoA dehydrogenase has product MQLSTTAAVITGGASGLGEATARYFAENGAQVTILDRDSERGQAVAAEIGGHFAQTDVTDEDSVAAAIATAVEKMGKITAAVNCAGIAYGIKTVGKDGPHPLDAYKRTIDINLVGTFNVSRLAAVEIARNEPEADGGRGVIINTASIAAFDGQKGQVAYAASKGGVVGMTLPMARDLSSTGIRVMTIAPGIFMTPMLAGLPEDVQQQLAADVPNPARLGDPREYGRLAGFIVEMGYLNGEVIRIDGALRMR; this is encoded by the coding sequence ATGCAGCTGTCTACTACTGCCGCCGTCATCACCGGAGGTGCCTCTGGTCTGGGAGAGGCCACCGCGCGCTACTTTGCCGAGAACGGCGCTCAGGTGACGATTCTCGACCGGGACTCTGAACGCGGACAAGCCGTGGCCGCCGAAATCGGAGGGCATTTTGCCCAGACCGATGTGACGGATGAAGACAGCGTTGCCGCAGCCATCGCAACCGCTGTTGAGAAGATGGGCAAGATCACCGCGGCGGTAAATTGCGCCGGCATCGCCTATGGCATCAAAACCGTCGGCAAGGATGGGCCGCATCCCCTGGACGCCTATAAACGCACCATCGATATCAACCTGGTCGGCACTTTCAATGTGTCCCGTCTGGCCGCCGTCGAAATTGCCCGGAACGAACCGGAAGCTGACGGTGGGCGCGGCGTGATCATCAACACCGCATCAATTGCGGCCTTTGACGGGCAAAAGGGCCAGGTTGCCTATGCCGCCTCCAAGGGCGGCGTGGTCGGCATGACCCTGCCGATGGCACGCGATCTGTCATCCACCGGAATTCGGGTGATGACCATTGCGCCGGGGATCTTTATGACCCCGATGCTGGCTGGCCTGCCCGAAGACGTGCAACAGCAACTGGCCGCCGATGTGCCCAACCCTGCCCGCTTGGGCGATCCGCGCGAATACGGCCGTCTGGCCGGTTTCATTGTCGAAATGGGATATCTGAACGGCGAAGTCATCCGCATCGACGGTGCCCTGCGCATGCGTTGA
- a CDS encoding GNAT family N-acetyltransferase: MFDIAAAQMSPPVRPRRTDTVRPLQQSSEFAGALRYLGRTPLILSQLDRILVLRRRFWPGIDVAMLPRVQLRKPQRLLEILQEEGLTRTPILLSPDHPEPNLGPLGAVPLVGPARAAILKLDRDLTQLRAQLHQKWRNRLVHSESQALRVTQQNLAQDPTHWVLTSDQIQQRQRRYQNWPIALTLAYARENPGQAKLFTAYDGNDPVAAILVLRHGGGATYHIGVSSPRGRQTSAHNLLIWNAIEWLHEQGCVQLDLGLVNTEDAPGLARFKLGTGADLQTLGGTWIWWPPLGRTLGPLAALDRRLMTFRHSPRKTGQQGHPQVI, encoded by the coding sequence ATGTTTGATATTGCCGCTGCCCAGATGTCCCCGCCCGTCAGGCCCCGCCGGACCGATACTGTCCGCCCCCTGCAACAATCCAGCGAATTTGCCGGAGCGTTGCGCTATCTCGGTCGAACACCGCTGATTCTCTCACAATTGGATCGTATTTTGGTATTAAGGCGCCGATTCTGGCCCGGAATCGACGTCGCGATGCTACCGCGTGTCCAGCTGCGCAAGCCACAGCGCCTCTTGGAAATCCTTCAGGAAGAAGGGTTGACCCGAACTCCGATCCTGCTGTCGCCTGATCACCCGGAACCCAATCTTGGCCCATTGGGTGCAGTGCCATTGGTCGGTCCGGCACGTGCGGCGATCCTAAAACTGGATCGTGACCTCACCCAATTGCGTGCGCAACTGCACCAAAAATGGCGCAACCGTCTTGTCCACAGCGAATCGCAGGCGTTGCGGGTCACGCAGCAGAATCTGGCTCAGGATCCGACTCACTGGGTATTGACCAGCGATCAGATTCAGCAACGCCAACGCAGGTATCAAAACTGGCCCATCGCGTTGACATTGGCCTATGCCCGCGAAAACCCGGGCCAGGCCAAGCTGTTTACAGCCTATGACGGCAATGACCCGGTCGCCGCAATCCTTGTCTTGCGCCACGGGGGCGGTGCCACCTACCACATCGGGGTCAGCAGCCCCAGAGGTCGCCAAACTTCGGCACATAACCTGTTGATTTGGAATGCCATTGAATGGCTGCACGAACAGGGATGCGTGCAGCTCGATCTTGGATTGGTCAATACAGAAGACGCACCCGGTCTGGCCCGGTTCAAATTGGGGACCGGTGCGGATTTGCAAACTTTGGGAGGCACTTGGATCTGGTGGCCGCCCTTGGGGCGTACGCTTGGTCCTTTGGCCGCCTTGGATCGCCGGTTGATGACGTTCCGGCATTCGCCTCGAAAAACTGGACAGCAGGGTCACCCACAGGTTATTTGA